One Leifsonia shinshuensis DNA window includes the following coding sequences:
- the msuE gene encoding FMN reductase — protein MAHAPHVVGVSGSPTAPSRTTVLVDEVARSFAEATGGTSTTIELAPLLGELGAAPFRSGLSPRVQEALEAVESADVIVVGSPAYRATYTGLFKLFFDHIGQYALVDKPIVLTATGGSDRHALLVEHQMRPLFGFFQSLTLPLGIYASESDFTDYAISSDDLRERINTTVSRTLPLIRSHIDPESLYATADFARPDAF, from the coding sequence ATGGCACACGCACCCCACGTCGTCGGCGTGAGCGGCAGCCCGACGGCGCCCTCCCGCACGACGGTCCTCGTCGACGAGGTCGCACGCTCGTTCGCCGAGGCGACGGGCGGGACCTCCACGACCATCGAACTCGCACCCCTGCTCGGCGAGCTGGGCGCCGCCCCGTTCCGCAGCGGCCTGAGCCCGCGGGTGCAGGAGGCACTGGAGGCCGTGGAGTCCGCCGACGTCATCGTCGTCGGCTCGCCCGCCTACCGGGCCACCTACACGGGCCTGTTCAAGCTGTTCTTCGACCACATCGGCCAGTACGCCCTGGTGGACAAGCCGATCGTCCTCACCGCGACGGGCGGCAGCGACCGCCACGCCCTGCTGGTCGAGCACCAGATGCGCCCGCTGTTCGGCTTCTTCCAGTCCCTGACCCTGCCGCTCGGCATCTACGCGAGCGAGTCCGACTTCACGGACTACGCGATCTCCTCCGACGACCTCCGCGAGCGGATCAACACGACGGTCTCCCGCACACTGCCCCTCATCCGCTCGCACATCGACCCGGAGTCGCTGTACGCGACCGCGGACTTCGCACGGCCGGATGCGTTCTGA
- a CDS encoding DUF4177 domain-containing protein, translating into MLRWEYLTTPLMIHNTAAILNNWGSEGWELVQVVTGPEGGLVAYLKRPVPAEDAA; encoded by the coding sequence ATGCTGCGCTGGGAATACCTTACGACTCCTCTCATGATCCATAACACGGCCGCCATCCTCAACAACTGGGGCTCGGAGGGGTGGGAGCTGGTGCAGGTCGTGACCGGCCCCGAGGGCGGTCTGGTCGCCTACCTCAAGCGTCCGGTGCCGGCCGAGGACGCCGCCTGA
- the acs gene encoding acetate--CoA ligase, translating into MSNTIDNLLHEARRFAPTEEFAADAVATAELYERAASDRLGFWADQSRDLLHWHTPFTRTLDWSNPPFAKWFDDGELNVAFNCLDRHVLAGNGDRVAIHWEGEPGDTRSITYAELTAEVKKAANLLTSLGIQAGDRVAIYLPMIPEAVIAMLAVARIGAVHSVVFGGFSAESLRSRIDDAEAKLVITADGGWRKGRVFPLKDAVDAALANGESSVEHVLVVKRGENEVAWTEGRDLWWQDEIALVDADHVAKAFPAENPLFILYTSGTTGKPKGILHTSGGYLTQAAFTHKNVFDLHPESDVYWCSADVGWITGHTYVVYGPLANGATQVLYEGTPETPHPGRWWEIIEKYKVSIFYTAPTAIRSFMKIGRQHPQKFDLSSLRVLGSVGEPINPEAWMWYRDVIGGGSTPIVDTWWQTETGAIMVSALPGVTTLKPGSAQVPLPGISIDILDEAGVPVGKDQGGLLVVTEPWPSMLRGIWGDPDRFVETYWSKFGDKYFAGDGARYDTDGEIWLMGRVDDVMNVSGHRLSTAEIESALVAHPLTAEAAVVGAADETTGQAVVAFVIIKQNQLEAAEAMDVAAELRKHVSEQIGAIARPRDIFIVTELPKTRSGKIMRRLLKDVAEGREVGDTTTLADTAVMSSIQAKLT; encoded by the coding sequence ATGAGCAACACAATCGACAACCTGCTGCACGAAGCCCGGCGGTTCGCGCCCACCGAGGAGTTCGCCGCCGACGCGGTCGCGACGGCCGAGCTCTATGAACGCGCGGCGTCCGACAGGCTCGGATTCTGGGCCGATCAGTCGCGCGACCTCCTGCACTGGCACACCCCGTTCACGCGCACCCTCGACTGGTCGAACCCGCCGTTCGCGAAGTGGTTCGACGACGGCGAGCTCAACGTCGCCTTCAACTGCCTCGACCGCCACGTGCTGGCCGGCAACGGCGACCGCGTCGCCATCCACTGGGAGGGTGAGCCGGGCGACACCCGCTCGATCACCTACGCCGAGCTGACCGCCGAGGTGAAGAAGGCGGCCAACCTGCTGACGAGCCTCGGCATCCAGGCCGGCGACCGCGTCGCGATCTACCTGCCGATGATCCCGGAGGCCGTCATCGCGATGCTGGCCGTCGCGCGCATCGGCGCGGTCCACTCCGTCGTCTTCGGCGGGTTCAGCGCCGAGTCGCTCCGGTCCCGCATCGACGACGCGGAGGCCAAGCTCGTCATCACCGCCGACGGCGGCTGGCGCAAGGGCCGGGTCTTCCCGCTCAAGGACGCCGTCGACGCCGCGCTCGCGAACGGCGAGTCCTCGGTCGAGCACGTCCTCGTCGTCAAGCGCGGCGAGAACGAGGTCGCCTGGACCGAGGGCCGCGACCTGTGGTGGCAGGACGAGATCGCTCTCGTCGACGCCGACCACGTCGCCAAGGCCTTCCCCGCCGAGAACCCGCTGTTCATCCTCTACACGTCGGGCACGACCGGCAAGCCGAAGGGCATCCTGCACACCTCGGGCGGCTACCTGACCCAGGCGGCGTTCACGCACAAGAACGTCTTCGACCTCCACCCGGAGTCCGACGTCTACTGGTGCAGCGCCGATGTCGGCTGGATCACCGGCCACACGTACGTCGTCTACGGCCCGCTCGCGAACGGCGCGACCCAGGTGCTCTACGAGGGCACCCCCGAGACGCCGCACCCGGGCCGCTGGTGGGAGATCATCGAGAAGTACAAGGTCTCGATCTTCTACACCGCTCCGACCGCCATCCGCTCCTTCATGAAGATCGGTCGCCAGCACCCGCAGAAGTTCGACCTGTCGAGCCTGCGCGTGCTCGGCTCGGTGGGCGAGCCGATCAACCCCGAGGCGTGGATGTGGTACCGCGACGTCATCGGCGGAGGCTCCACCCCGATCGTGGACACCTGGTGGCAGACCGAGACCGGCGCGATCATGGTGTCCGCGCTGCCCGGCGTGACCACGCTCAAGCCCGGCAGCGCCCAGGTGCCGCTGCCCGGCATCTCGATCGACATCCTCGACGAGGCCGGCGTGCCCGTCGGCAAGGACCAGGGCGGCCTTCTCGTCGTCACCGAGCCGTGGCCGAGCATGCTGCGCGGCATCTGGGGCGACCCCGACCGCTTCGTGGAGACGTACTGGTCGAAGTTCGGCGACAAGTACTTCGCCGGCGACGGCGCCCGCTACGACACGGACGGCGAGATCTGGCTGATGGGCCGGGTGGACGACGTGATGAACGTCTCGGGCCACCGCCTCTCGACGGCGGAGATCGAGTCCGCGCTCGTCGCGCATCCCCTGACGGCGGAGGCCGCGGTGGTCGGCGCGGCGGACGAGACGACCGGCCAGGCCGTCGTCGCGTTCGTGATCATCAAGCAGAACCAGCTGGAGGCCGCCGAGGCGATGGATGTCGCCGCGGAGCTGCGCAAACACGTGTCCGAGCAGATCGGCGCCATCGCCCGCCCGCGCGACATCTTCATCGTCACGGAGCTGCCGAAGACGCGCTCGGGCAAGATCATGCGACGTCTGCTGAAGGACGTCGCGGAAGGCAGGGAGGTCGGCGACACGACCACGCTCGCCGACACCGCGGTGATGAGCTCCATCCAGGCGAAGCTCACCTAG
- a CDS encoding metallophosphoesterase: MGAALAVLAGAGAAAFAYGSLVERRAFTLREVSVPVLPRGAKPIRVLHLSDLHMAPWQADKQEWVRELARFQPDLIVDTGDNLSHENGLEGIRAAFDAFQGIPGVFVHGSNDYYGPQLKNPFKYFLGPSKRSASTAPRLDDKALTAYFESLGWLNLNNAAGALDIRGTHLEFFGVNDPHIHADRVEAIPGALDELREDDPYSDDATWPADEPRSERATVTLGVVHAPYRRVLDAFVTYGASMIFAGHTHGGQVCVPGFGALVTNCDIPRSQVKGLSIWRHAFRAAYLNVSAGLGTSIYAPVRFACRPEATLVTLTASE, encoded by the coding sequence GTGGGCGCCGCACTCGCGGTGCTCGCCGGCGCGGGCGCTGCTGCGTTCGCCTACGGCTCGCTCGTGGAGCGGCGCGCGTTCACGCTGCGCGAGGTGAGCGTCCCGGTGCTGCCGCGCGGCGCCAAGCCGATCCGGGTGCTGCACCTGTCCGACCTGCACATGGCGCCGTGGCAGGCGGACAAGCAGGAGTGGGTGCGGGAGCTCGCCCGGTTCCAGCCGGACCTCATCGTGGACACGGGCGACAACCTCAGCCACGAGAACGGCCTGGAGGGCATCCGCGCCGCGTTCGACGCGTTCCAGGGCATCCCGGGTGTCTTCGTGCACGGCTCGAACGACTACTACGGCCCGCAGCTCAAGAATCCGTTCAAGTACTTCCTCGGACCGTCGAAGCGATCCGCGTCGACGGCGCCGCGCCTCGACGACAAGGCCCTCACCGCGTACTTCGAGAGCCTCGGCTGGCTGAACCTCAACAACGCCGCCGGCGCCCTCGACATCCGCGGAACGCACCTCGAGTTCTTCGGCGTGAACGACCCGCACATCCACGCCGACCGGGTGGAGGCCATCCCGGGCGCGCTGGACGAGCTCCGCGAGGACGACCCGTACTCCGACGACGCGACGTGGCCGGCCGACGAGCCGCGCTCGGAGCGCGCCACGGTCACGCTCGGCGTGGTGCACGCCCCGTACCGCCGGGTGCTGGACGCCTTCGTCACCTACGGCGCCTCGATGATCTTCGCCGGGCACACGCACGGCGGTCAGGTCTGCGTGCCCGGCTTCGGCGCGCTGGTCACGAACTGCGACATCCCGCGCTCCCAGGTCAAGGGCCTGAGCATCTGGCGTCACGCGTTCCGGGCGGCGTACCTCAACGTCTCGGCCGGCCTCGGCACGTCGATCTACGCGCCGGTCCGGTTCGCCTGCCGGCCGGAGGCGACGCTGGTCACGCTGACGGCGTCGGAGTGA
- a CDS encoding transglycosylase domain-containing protein, with translation MLGAVGAFVGMSAVAGLLVTAAVTPAIAVTGMAANNGIGVFEGLPEYLQVGQLAQPTTIYAKNGDQDVPLATFYSQNRLPVGFDQMSQAVKDAAIAGEDPRFYSHGGVDIQGTMRGVLSTVSGGGVQGGSSITQQYVKNVLLQKCEAMPVKTAAEKKTYQSCVDDSTGVTPDRKVKEMKYAIGLEKKYTKDQILEGYLNIAGFGGTVYGIEAAARYYYNTTAAALTPAQAASLVAIVNEPTGLKIDNPDSKTNGAANGYAANKDRRDYILGKMYEYKKLTKTQYDDAKKTPIQPVITPSNRGCQTAGNAAFFCDYVQKIILNDPSFGKDDDTRSANFLRGGYKIYTSLDLDLQNVAQDTLNSYVPMEYKTDIGGVLVGVQPGTGRVLYMAQNKVFTEDAELASTSKKYTSINYATDRDYGGSSGFQVGSTYKTFTLAEWLKEGHSLYETVNANIRTYPSGTFKGYCFPGGSYGSTGTRWPTNDSSGEEGTRSAIQATQLSINTAFVSMASQLDMCKIRDTAEAFGVHTATNDPLGTNPASVLGTNTIAPITMATAFAGIANGGVTCTPIAIDKIVDGGGKEIKPPATKCTQSVDPAIAAGMAYAMQKVTVSPGTAAGMNTTGKDMLAKTGTTDNNNQLWLVASTTKVAGAYWVGNVTGDQDMRKIYPTHGTTPAIARTAVMRTMMSAAVGKYGGDSFPTPSSKLVQGAQVAVPDLTGKSPDEAKTILSGLGLDSADGGPQDSAAPAGTVSSTNPAAGTSVGKGTVVTIYTSNGSLVALPNVVGQKLSDAQKALTDAGFGVKVGGGASPDDIVQAMDPGAGTPAKAGTQVSLTLQKGSTPTPGPGAGG, from the coding sequence GTGCTCGGAGCAGTCGGCGCGTTCGTCGGCATGAGTGCCGTGGCCGGTCTTCTGGTCACCGCTGCCGTCACCCCCGCGATCGCCGTGACCGGCATGGCCGCCAACAACGGCATCGGTGTGTTCGAGGGTCTTCCCGAGTACCTCCAGGTCGGTCAGCTCGCCCAGCCGACGACCATCTACGCGAAGAACGGCGACCAGGACGTCCCGCTCGCGACCTTCTACTCCCAGAACCGGCTGCCGGTCGGCTTCGACCAGATGTCGCAAGCCGTCAAGGACGCCGCCATCGCCGGTGAGGACCCGCGCTTCTACAGCCACGGCGGCGTCGACATCCAGGGCACCATGCGCGGTGTGCTGTCGACGGTCTCCGGCGGCGGCGTGCAGGGCGGCTCGTCGATCACTCAGCAGTACGTCAAGAACGTGCTGCTGCAGAAGTGCGAGGCCATGCCCGTCAAGACCGCCGCGGAGAAGAAGACGTACCAGAGCTGCGTCGACGACTCGACGGGCGTCACTCCCGACCGCAAGGTGAAGGAGATGAAGTACGCCATCGGCCTGGAGAAGAAGTACACCAAGGACCAGATCCTCGAGGGCTACCTCAACATCGCGGGCTTCGGCGGCACCGTCTACGGCATCGAGGCCGCGGCCCGCTACTACTACAACACGACGGCTGCTGCGCTGACGCCCGCCCAGGCGGCGAGCCTGGTCGCGATCGTCAACGAGCCGACCGGCCTCAAGATCGACAACCCCGACTCGAAGACGAACGGCGCGGCCAACGGCTATGCCGCGAACAAGGATCGCCGCGACTACATCCTCGGCAAGATGTACGAGTACAAGAAGCTGACCAAGACGCAGTACGACGACGCGAAGAAGACCCCGATCCAGCCGGTGATCACGCCGTCGAACCGTGGCTGCCAGACGGCCGGCAACGCTGCCTTCTTCTGCGACTACGTGCAGAAGATCATCCTCAACGATCCGTCGTTCGGCAAGGACGACGACACCCGCAGCGCGAACTTCCTCCGCGGCGGCTACAAGATCTACACCTCGCTCGACCTCGACCTGCAGAACGTCGCGCAGGACACCCTCAACTCGTACGTGCCGATGGAGTACAAGACCGACATCGGCGGCGTGCTGGTCGGCGTGCAGCCGGGCACCGGCCGCGTTCTCTACATGGCGCAGAACAAGGTGTTCACCGAGGACGCGGAGCTCGCCAGCACGAGCAAGAAGTACACGAGCATCAACTACGCGACCGACCGCGACTACGGCGGCTCGAGCGGCTTCCAGGTCGGATCGACGTACAAGACGTTCACCCTGGCGGAGTGGCTGAAGGAAGGCCACTCGCTCTACGAGACGGTCAACGCGAACATCCGCACCTACCCGAGCGGCACCTTCAAGGGCTACTGCTTCCCGGGCGGCAGCTACGGCTCGACGGGCACTCGCTGGCCGACGAACGACAGCTCGGGCGAGGAGGGCACGCGCAGTGCCATCCAGGCGACGCAGCTCTCGATCAACACCGCCTTCGTCTCGATGGCGTCGCAGCTGGACATGTGCAAGATCCGCGACACCGCTGAGGCGTTCGGCGTGCACACGGCGACAAACGACCCGCTCGGCACGAACCCCGCGAGCGTGCTCGGCACCAACACGATCGCGCCGATCACCATGGCGACGGCGTTCGCCGGGATCGCGAACGGCGGCGTGACCTGCACACCGATCGCGATCGACAAGATCGTGGACGGCGGCGGCAAGGAGATCAAGCCGCCGGCGACGAAGTGCACGCAGTCCGTGGATCCCGCCATCGCCGCGGGCATGGCCTATGCGATGCAGAAGGTCACGGTCAGCCCCGGTACGGCCGCGGGGATGAACACCACCGGCAAGGACATGCTCGCCAAGACCGGCACCACCGACAACAACAACCAGCTCTGGCTCGTCGCGTCCACCACCAAGGTCGCCGGCGCCTACTGGGTGGGCAATGTCACCGGCGACCAGGACATGCGGAAGATCTATCCGACGCACGGCACGACCCCGGCCATCGCCCGAACCGCGGTGATGCGCACGATGATGTCGGCGGCGGTCGGCAAGTACGGCGGCGACTCCTTCCCCACCCCGAGCAGCAAGCTCGTGCAGGGCGCGCAGGTCGCCGTCCCCGACCTCACCGGCAAGTCGCCGGACGAGGCGAAGACCATCCTGAGCGGCCTCGGCCTCGACAGCGCCGACGGCGGCCCCCAGGACTCCGCAGCACCGGCGGGCACGGTCTCCTCGACCAACCCGGCGGCCGGCACCTCGGTCGGCAAGGGCACCGTCGTCACGATCTACACCAGCAATGGATCGCTGGTCGCCCTCCCGAACGTCGTCGGGCAGAAGCTCTCCGACGCGCAGAAGGCGCTGACGGACGCCGGATTCGGCGTGAAGGTCGGCGGCGGCGCCTCTCCCGACGACATCGTCCAAGCAATGGATCCCGGCGCGGGCACGCCCGCGAAGGCCGGCACCCAGGTGAGCCTCACACTGCAGAAGGGCAGCACCCCCACTCCCGGACCGGGAGCGGGCGGCTAG
- a CDS encoding RidA family protein, producing the protein MAAIEARLAELGIDLPAVVPPVAAYTPAVVDGGHVYTSGQLPMVSGALPATGKVGDGHGLVPADDAKEYARICALNALAAVKSVIGSLDRVTRVVKVVGFVASDPSFTGQPGVINGASEVLGEIFGDAGVHARSAVGVAVLPLDAPVEVEIIVAYE; encoded by the coding sequence ATGGCCGCGATCGAGGCTCGCCTGGCCGAGCTCGGGATCGACCTCCCGGCCGTCGTGCCACCCGTCGCGGCCTACACGCCGGCCGTCGTCGACGGCGGACACGTCTACACCTCCGGCCAGCTCCCGATGGTCTCCGGCGCCCTCCCGGCGACCGGCAAGGTCGGGGACGGGCACGGCCTCGTTCCGGCCGACGACGCGAAGGAGTACGCCCGCATCTGTGCGCTGAACGCGCTCGCGGCCGTCAAGAGCGTCATCGGCTCGCTCGACCGCGTGACGCGGGTCGTGAAGGTCGTCGGCTTCGTCGCGTCCGACCCGTCGTTCACGGGCCAGCCCGGTGTGATCAACGGTGCGTCCGAAGTGCTCGGCGAGATCTTCGGCGACGCCGGCGTCCACGCCCGGTCCGCCGTCGGCGTCGCGGTCCTCCCGCTCGACGCGCCCGTCGAGGTGGAGATCATCGTCGCCTACGAGTGA